A segment of the Hallerella succinigenes genome:
CCGAAACCAATTGTGCGGCGGTGAATTTATTTCTGCCAAATATAAATTTATTCTGAATAACAGCGAGAATCCGCATGATATACTTAATAATACATACAATCGAAACAACAATGAGTGCAAAAAACGATATGGAATACAGCCATCCGCCAACCGATATTTCTTGGAAGCGCAATCCAAACAATTGCGTTGATGAAAAAAGGGTGGATGTTACAAGAAGAGCGACAAAGAAGATAAAGTACCGCATCAAACCATCGGATTGAACTTCTGTTTTTGCTCGTTCCCAGTCATATTTTAGATTATGGGACATACCTTCTTCAAAATAAGCAAGAAGTTTCATTACAGAAATCTTCTCACCATCACCCCAAAATCGATAATCTTTCCATTGCAATGAAAGTTCATAAGTTGCTGCTGCATCCTTGTGTGCCAACATATCCAATATCGCCATTAGTTTACAATCTTCTTTATCACTCAAGTTCAATCGAACTTCAAAGAATGCTTTGGCTTCTGCAGCGGAATGAAATACGATGCCGCAATTTTCCTTACCATCTGTTTCATTCCCTTTGTTACAAAAACGATCCTTATTTTCAAAATATCGCCTCAACGCAATCGTTGCACCTCGCAAGTCGTCTCGCCATTTCTTGCGTTCTTGGGTGATGTTTTCGATGGCGTTCTTTTTGTCGGCGGTTGATTTTGTGATAAAAGCCGTAATCAAGGCTGAAACAATGCCTATTAATGCTGCCGTAATTTCTGAATTCATATTTTCCATAATAATCATCTATTTCTTAAATTTTCGCGACCGAGCTTCGCGCAGGTTGGGGGTGGGGCTACTGCCCTTGGCGGTTGCCTACAGTCAGTCCCGGAGACAACGAACAGAAAACCCGTAGCGCTTGTAGTCGTAGTTCAGGCTCGCATCGTCATTGCTGTAGTACAAGTACATGATGTACGCGTAGCTGCCATTGCTCTCCGTAGAACTCCAGAAGTTCGCGCCGTAGCCGTAGTAGAAGTAGGCGTAGTTGTAGCCGCCAACAGGCAGCGCCGAAAAACCGAAGGCGTCCGTTCCATTACCATTAGAATTCCATCCGTTTGTTGCTTTGAGCATTTTTCCTGCCGTTGATTCTCCTCCTACATTCATGAAAAGGGTTTCAAATTCAGTCCTGGTCGGCAGGTGCCATCCGCTGGGGCAAATTCCACGCACAGGGTATGTGGGCGTGCAAATCTTGCCATATCCGCAGCCTTTTCCTCTGGAACTGAATGTTCCAGCACTATCCATGGCGGCAGCCCAGGTGTATACGCGGCCATATTTAGCGCAACTGTCCAAGCTGTTTTTTAAACACCAGTTCCGTTTTTGCATTCCGGGGTAACTGACGCTATCGGAATAGTTCAGGTTTTCCGCCATCCAGGTTTGAGTTCCGATAGTGACAATTTTATACATCTTTTTATCTCTCCTATCCAACAGATACCCTTCAGGAACAATAATTTCTGAACCCTGCCATACCCCTTTTTTACAAGTATAAATGGAATCGGTTGTGCTAGATATGAGCCTTATGATTTCATTCCCTTCTGTATAGCTGACACAACCCTTATTCAGGGAAATTTCCTGTTCATTTACAGTTCTAAAGGTGTCTGCATCACAGACATATTTGTTTGTTGAAGTAACTTCTCCAAAGACAATTGAACCGTCTGTAAGACATATTTTTCCATAGGTGTCATACTCTAGCACAGTTGCAACGTTCCATTTCTCAGACTTGCAGATGTAATACACGTCGTTCATTTTTTCGACGGCACCATTCTTTGCCGTGGTGCAATATCCTAGTTCATATTCTGTAGCGGTGATCTCTTTCCAAGCTTTATTTTCGCAGATGTAGTACTTGCCGTTGAGCGGATGTTTTTCACTTTCGCGAATGGTGACGCACGCGCCGTAGTTGTATTCCACATCGTTCTTGCTTGCACGCCACGCCCCGTTTTCGTACACGTAATGGTTCGAGGTATCCACGCTGCCTGGCTTGACGGCTCCTTCCGTCCCGGCATCCCAGCCGTAGGTGTCGTATTCTAAAGCCGTTGATTTCGTCCAGCCGCTTGTCTTGCAGGTATAGTAGGTGTTCCCGGACTTACCCACTTCATTCAATCGGCTTGTGACGCATGCGCCCAGGTTGTTTTCGATTTCACTTGCAGATGCCCGCCACGCCCCGTTTTCGTAGACATAATACTTGTTTTCATTTACCTTGCCTATGCGGACTTCGCCGTCGTTGCCCGCACCGAACTGGTAGGTGTCGTATTCCAGCATGGTGGCCTTGCGCCAGTTCTTGCTGTCGCAAATAAAGTAGGTGGTGTCGATTTTACCTATTTCGCCATTGCGGGCCTCGGTACATAGTCCAAGGGCCGTTTCGTTTTTCGCCACGGTCCACTTGCCGTTTTCAAACACATAGTAAGTCGCCGTCACGTTTCCTTTCTTGACTTCGCCCTCTTCACCTTCGGCCCACTGGTAGGTGTCCTTCTCGAAATCGGTCGCCTTCTGCCAACCTGTGGCCTTGCAGATGTAGTGGACTTTGTAATTCTTGCTCTTGGCGTTCCTGTTCTGGGCCACCACATCGTAGCGGGTCGAGGCGCAGCCGCCCAGTTCGTAGGCGTTGTTCCAGTAAATGGTCAGGTAGTTCTCGTAGGCGGGAATGTCCAGGATGTTCCAGCTCTTCACGTTGGCCCGCACGGAACCGCCGTCAAAACCTTCGGCCCAGTCCGCCATGTCGGCCTTGGTCTGGGCGTCGTTCCACTCGCCGTCACCGGCCATGTCCTGCTTAAAGTCGGCAATGGCCTTCTGGATTTCGGCTTCGTTCCTGTCGCCAATGAAAAGCAAAGAAATCGCCATCAGGGTGGCATTGACATCGTGGTTCGTGCTGGTGGATGGCACGAATGTTTTCAGGTCTTCGGAATACTCCACC
Coding sequences within it:
- a CDS encoding fibrobacter succinogenes major paralogous domain-containing protein, giving the protein MKTMPNPKKSSSWSLAIGSMAVLVLAACGGDSGSKSSGAEDAPVREVSTIYDLGACTPDREGDTVYVTAQSIDYLCSGNNWLDITTLPENPDPAQSSSSIVPGIDPESSSSTVDDPLSGNGSSSSVRESYIEVQSKDKLVACDSSAIGLRALVLADSSYFTCKADGWAKDDTYLGYDIVPTKEDLPQCHAGNAKQRILVKKDSVFFRCDSVKWVPETADGYVVKNASILGAAQKGPFKFDSPLTLREVLLHDDALTYTGREYIDEISSNKGDFVIPKVNLVYPYAVLEVRGLWRNEVTGEWSKDSMTLRALTDLTTRTEVNINLLTHLEYDRAVKLVNKGYSVFAAKKQADYEIMTAFGFATTVEYSEDLKTFVPSTSTNHDVNATLMAISLLFIGDRNEAEIQKAIADFKQDMAGDGEWNDAQTKADMADWAEGFDGGSVRANVKSWNILDIPAYENYLTIYWNNAYELGGCASTRYDVVAQNRNAKSKNYKVHYICKATGWQKATDFEKDTYQWAEGEEGEVKKGNVTATYYVFENGKWTVAKNETALGLCTEARNGEIGKIDTTYFICDSKNWRKATMLEYDTYQFGAGNDGEVRIGKVNENKYYVYENGAWRASASEIENNLGACVTSRLNEVGKSGNTYYTCKTSGWTKSTALEYDTYGWDAGTEGAVKPGSVDTSNHYVYENGAWRASKNDVEYNYGACVTIRESEKHPLNGKYYICENKAWKEITATEYELGYCTTAKNGAVEKMNDVYYICKSEKWNVATVLEYDTYGKICLTDGSIVFGEVTSTNKYVCDADTFRTVNEQEISLNKGCVSYTEGNEIIRLISSTTDSIYTCKKGVWQGSEIIVPEGYLLDRRDKKMYKIVTIGTQTWMAENLNYSDSVSYPGMQKRNWCLKNSLDSCAKYGRVYTWAAAMDSAGTFSSRGKGCGYGKICTPTYPVRGICPSGWHLPTRTEFETLFMNVGGESTAGKMLKATNGWNSNGNGTDAFGFSALPVGGYNYAYFYYGYGANFWSSTESNGSYAYIMYLYYSNDDASLNYDYKRYGFSVRCLRD